A region of the Silene latifolia isolate original U9 population chromosome 9, ASM4854445v1, whole genome shotgun sequence genome:
GCAAGGTGAAATAATGGAAGGAGCGATGAAACATAATACTCCTACCAGCTCCGACAGAGTTGAAAATTCTGAACAAGAGAAGACAAGGATACTACTGGTGACGGATGAAATTGGACCAGAATATGCTCTACCAGGTGTAAAAGAAGAGACACTCTGTAGTCGCCTGCAATTTCACTTGGTGGATCTAAAGAGCAATAAAGTTCATCTTCGTTACACACCTTCACTGCTTCGATATACTGTAGTGACTTCTGCGGTGGCTATTGATAATTCCGTCTACCTTTTTGGTGGTCGTCATTATATTGCTGAATCTGAAATTGAATCTGAAAGTCAAAAGCTTGATCTGCTCAGGTCTTTGCACCACGACACAGTCTTCATTGGTGCTTCTCGTTATGACTTGACTTCGGATCAATCTCAGATGAatgtttggtgcccagctccagTCCCAACAAAGAACCTCAATAACCCTGTGTTTGTTAGCCTTGGTGATAAGATATACGGCTTCGGAAAAAACTACCTTGAACCTGAGGTTCTTGATCCTACCTCTGCCCAATCGAAGTCACTCGA
Encoded here:
- the LOC141602363 gene encoding uncharacterized protein LOC141602363; amino-acid sequence: MEGAMKHNTPTSSDRVENSEQEKTRILLVTDEIGPEYALPGVKEETLCSRLQFHLVDLKSNKVHLRYTPSLLRYTVVTSAVAIDNSVYLFGGRHYIAESEIESESQKLDLLRSLHHDTVFIGASRYDLTSDQSQMNVWCPAPVPTKNLNNPVFVSLGDKIYGFGKNYLEPEVLDPTSAQSKSLDLPSELVGCKVSRNAVTDPSKSRILVHVSDGRLPSPSIYAFSPNDDSTGGSWECIAVDFQDWTNAAAVVDNVIYFYKPSFPDFVRAFDLASGAWLKIRWKSKFKKVRRMNRNRSFVAMIRLGNKILCFAALKLIPEAGYSSTKVDLFKFRVEQSGKTIIVNALESYSYVLPDTRQVREFLPL